Within the Rosa rugosa chromosome 2, drRosRugo1.1, whole genome shotgun sequence genome, the region AAagaacaaaaaccaaaatcagcaCCCATAAACACAACATATTTCTAAGGAAAGCTGAGGATACCATACTTACCCGTTCAACTAATGAACAGTAAGTGTGCCTGAATTCTTTATAGTGCTTCTTCAGATAAGCCTCCAACTTAGGGACATCTTCCCTGCGAAAAATGTCCCACAAAGCACCACCGGTTTCCTCTACTGCTTCCGTGCAGGGAGAACCAGAAAGAGTGGGCCCATCTGCATCATCTTCTGGAACCTTCAATTCCCTATTGTAATTCTTTTCTATGATTTCTTCATCCCCTCCAGACTGTCCAGACTGAGAATTCACCCAATTCCGAAGCTCTCTCTCATCTTGGGCTCTATGTAATTCTTTTAGCATTGAAATTGCAGATTTCTGCTCATCACCTAGCTTTATTTCTGCTGTATGTGTCAAAATATTAACCTGCATAGATTGAAAGAACATGACATACTATACTATACAGAAGTGTAGGCAACCCAAGTGTTTAAGTTGTACATTCCAGACATTAAACGAGAAACAATAAAAGAATATCACAATATGTGTTCAAGTAAGCAATATTCATACCGCATCAGACATATCACAATGCAGCTTGGTTACGGAATCCCCTCTTCCAAGCTCTTCCACAAGCCCATAAGCAATATATGTTTTTGGACCCATGTCTGGTTTCAAGACTCCAGGTGGCAACTTAACAGCAAGGTTAAGAAGTCCAGCTCTAGGATCTGTGTACTCTTGAAATGGCAGGGCAGTAATAAATTCATCACAATGTCGGGGCAAAAGATTCTCAAACTTATCAGAAGGGGGCCAATCCTTCAGCTTAAGCATCTCTGGCCACAAATTTCCATACATTCTTCCTTCCGTATATCCTTCAAAAAATTGCCGAGTATTTATTTCCACCTGCAAAAAAAGTTGATGAAAGTGACATTAGAAGTGCAATATATTCAGAAGAAACCAAgtggaaaacaaaaaacaaaagaaatcatgtTCGCAATTAGTGATTCCAGATAAAATTGGgaaattataacaatttatTTTAGAAAAGCAAAACAAGGGCAATTGTGTGGGTCAGTGTCTGAGTGAGAGAACTTTTAACGATAGGCACTTTGAAAACTATATCTGGTACTATAATACTAAAAGTAAGAAAATAGTGTCACTGCAGCCTTAGTTTCAGGCTGCCAAGACAGAAGAAGTAAGATGATGTAGGAAAGAGCATTCAACATCATCATCAGATTGGCCTAGCACAAAATAATGCAAGGATGATTTCAAAAGAAATTTATAGATTATATATTTAAAGTGGACTCGGAGATTAATTAAATCAGAAACAGAAGGTTAAAAGTGACAAAATCTGATAAGTAGACCAACCTCACAGCCAGCCAGGCAATCAATGGTCTTGACCTCTGAAAATTGTGAGGTACTATTTGGATCCATATTTTCACTTAAAGCACGCCACATGACCATTGGCTCCCAGCTCAGACCATTTGCCTGTTCAAGTACATTTTGAACTATGACTGGTTCACCATTAATCCAATGTTTTCTGAAGTGCAAAAGATCTCCTTCTTTCAGAGTGTCCCTTGAATCTGGACAATATAAGAAGTTGTCACAAGAATCCTCCCTAGAAGCTGCCTTTCGCAACATATCAATTCTTTCACCACATTCATGCTTGAAAGTACAGTACTTGGTTTCGCAAATGTCTAGTACAGTTTTGGCTTTTGCTTCTAAACTTGCAATCCAATCACAAGGAAGGATTCGCTTCAGAGCCAAGTTGCTCTCACCGCAGCCACCCATTTCCTTTGGAGCACAAGTAATACTATTATCATCATTTGCATTCCACCCAGTCAAAGGCTCATTCCACCCAGTCAAAGGCTCAATATGATTGTCTGGAGCTTCTAAGGAACAACATTCAGGTGATGGATCTCCACCATGAAtgtactcacaacccatattccTATATTGAAACTTCACCTCTGCACGGTCTAAAAGGAATCCCTGCCTAATTTCTCTACAACAACTTAGACAGAGTTCATATAGACATTTAGGGCAGCTTCGATGGAGATCAACAATTGAAGTTGCACAGTGGTTGCTATTCCAAGCATGAAAACAGACATCTAGTTAGTTAACAATCATATAGCATTTCCTTTAATGAATAAAGAGACGCTTACCAATAGACACGCTCATCATTGTAACAGAGGGTTTGTTCTATTATAATGTTGGAAAGCGACTCTCCTGACAGAAAAGTTTGTGTTAGCTGTGTCCTACACCTGATTGACCTGAAACCAAAGCCAATGAAACTTCATACCTTGAATATTAGCTTCGATCTGTATCTCCTCCTTTTGTTCATCAGAAAGTTCCTTCAGAAATGGAAGCATGGAGCGAATTAAATGCGCCAAATGCTGAGCCTTTTCGTAGTCGCTTATGTCCCGTTTTGGTGTCTGAAGTTTCAGAAATAGAAAGCATAATGTATTTATCATTGGAGAGTGCAATGCTGAAAGGATTCTTGTACTAGAAAACAAACCTTAATCATGCCAGTTGAGTGGAGGCAAGCATTACAGTTGCAATTTCTGCGGCAAAATGGGCAAAGTTCCTTGACTTCCTGTACCTTCATGTGAGGATACctatatacaaaagaaaaagaatccaCATGATACATTTCAAGTGACTATTGCAAACTCGGAAAGAGGACAGGGACTGTGTTAAATACATACCATTCCTTGATACAACGGATACAATAAGAGTTGTTTTTACACTTGGAGCAAGAAACAATAGTTTTTGATTCTTGCATACACTGATGACACTTAAAACAAACATCTCCATTATCCTGCTTTAAGTAATAAACAAAAGCTTTCTCAGTGCACCTAAATAAATTTTcgaagatgaagaaaaaaaataatacacACTGTAGGGTGAGGCATAGCTAGATAAGTAAATACCTTTATGTGTCTTGAAGTGCATCTACCACGATCCCATCTTAGAACTGAAACTGACGAATTCGGAGAAGATGGTGGTGAAGAAGACGAAGTATAAGAAGTAGTATTCTTTGACTCATCTTTAACTCCTGAATCCACTGAGGAACTCCTGTTCATCTTTCCACGGCCAGGACTTCCCCTTCTCCGTGCTTTGGACTTGATCATAAAGGCAATTTCTGTGTCATGCTCCATTTCATCCATTAACTCATCTGCATCTTCATAATAGTTTGAGGCAAGTTGCTTTTTTCTACTTCTTTTTCCATTTGAAGCTCCAATTTCTGGAGTAAACCGTCTCTTCTTAGTTCCGGTCCCCTGTAAGCGACCATTGTCCTTCTCATCCTCTTCTGATTGGTCTTGCAGTAGCTCCTCCTTTTCATGCTCCAGTAACTCCGAGAATTCTCTCTTACCGGAACCAATATCTTTATCACTATATTGGCCCGGCCTTCCTTCTTCCACTCTCAGAACTTGCATTCTCAATACCTATAAAACAGAACACAATCTGAGCTAGCTGGTACTATGATTGCAATCAGTAAACAATCTACAATCTCTTCGATGAAACAACCAAAACAATATTTGATCCCTATATCAAAACAATGACAATAGCAACAGTACACTTGTATACAACAGAGATATAAATTTTCACCAattcccagaaaaaaaaaaaaaaaaaaaaaatctccatgAAAACTAAAGCTTCAATACAAACacttgagcattggttcaaaatcaaaataaacaaTTGTTCCAAGTCAACGAAACAACAAAGACCCGACTGACTCAAAGTCAACCCAAAATTCATCTCCCTGGCATAAACCCATAATTCAATCCCATAACACAAACCAACATTCAATCCCATAACTCAATCCCACCTACACAAAACATTGATCCTCTGTTTTCCAAAGAACCGATCTTTATTCAATTCCAAGTCCCAAAAAAGAGAAACAGTCAACAACATCAGAATCATCAAAATGGGAGTTTCAACACTGACCTAAAAATATGATCACTGAAAACTCAATAagaacccaaaaaacaaaattcagCTGGAATTAGTTTTTCACAGCCATTGAACGAGTTTGTGTAATCTGGGCGGTTCAATGGTCGGAAATTACATTACAATGCATGCAATCAAAGAATGAAACCGAAAAGGCGAAAGAGATTCCGGAGAACCCGAAATTTGGTGGAAGATATAAATAGGGAGAGAGAGGTGTGAAGTGGGAGTGAAAGACCAAGACTTGGGAAATAGACCGTTGGATTTGCCTCAAAACCTGTGTGCGTGGGTGGGTTGGAACTTTGCCTACTAGGTAGGTAGCGTGGATTGAGCCTCTCATAAATCAGGCCCATTTTTGGTACTaaacttttttcctttttgttttctttcattctttctctTTCACCCTGCCAAGTTTGGTAATGCATCAAAAGACTCGAGAATCTGGTATCATAATGGTAGAGGATTTTTCTGTTTTCGATAAGATCAAATGAGCTCATAATGTATTTTTGACCTTGTGTGGGTTCTTTTTTCGTTTCCAAAGAACCATAAGTGAGAATGGAAAACACTGTTTTCAGTAAAATTTACGGAATTAGCAAAAGCTTCTTTTACGTACTTTTTAAATCTAATTCATCACTTAATGTTTCCCAAAATACGAGAGCTGTGAACCACCAAACGCATGTTCCAGTAATTACTCATCCTAAATTAATGAACCATCAAACAAGTCAGGctctatatttaaaaaaaatttggataAGACTACGAGATTAACATGTTCGATTAATTGGaaattaatttcaaaaaaaCTATTGCATGCACCCGGACAACAGCCACGTGGTTTTCCTAATCACTTTTATTGGTCGAGTTGTCTTCATTTATAATTGATAGAGAAAGACTTGCGTGTGGCACCCGCACCGCTACGTGATGCGGCAAACCAATCACTGTCCACGTGGTGGAGAAACCCCCACTTAACAATTTCTCTGATTTGATATTGTACACATCTGGACCACATAATATATTTTCACGTCTTTCAATCCATAAATACTGATTCAATTTTCAATCTTATTTGTTCCCATAAATTTTCATAACGGATATGGTAATTTGGAATCCTAGCATTGGATCCATATTTTCTATTTCGGGTCAACATTGATTAATTATTCCATAACTTATAATTGCGAAGAGACAAACCTAAGATTTCCAACTGTTTTAGGAGAAATTTGAATAATCCACACAATAGACTATCCTCAAATACAATCATTAAAAGAAAACCTCCGCAGTATTTAGATGATTGGAATTCTCATTCCCTGTTTTACAATTCATACTCTATGTTTCATTTTTtactaacttaaattttgtttttattaacTTATATTTTGTGGAAACTTTTCTTcgatctttctttcttctttcttttttactcAGCCAATTTTGGTAAAGTATCCAAGCCCTTTGAATACTTGCACTGAATATTGGTAGAGTTTTTGGATTCTCCTGTAACATGTTTTTGCCTAATGTGACATACAGGATTCATTGATTCTTGAGAAGAATTTgacttttgttttttcttttttcaaatgaCATTAACAAGAGTTGAAAACACTTTTACgttaaattttaataaaatcTGACGAAATTAGCAAAATAATGTTTACGAACTTAGATTTTAAAAGTTCACCGCTCAAAGTGCCCAAAATCCGAGAGCTAAACCATTAAACGCATGCTCCAACAATTACTCATCCTAAATTAAAGAACCATCTAACAGATGTAGATCTATAATTAAAAAGTTACATAAGATTAACAGATAaaaatgttatattaatgcTAACTTTGAAAAATTATCGTACGCACTCGGACCATAGCGACGTGGTAGTTTCAATGACTGTTATCGATCCATTTAGCTCCAATTATACTCATTATTGTACGCTTTGCCGCCGTGTAACACAATAATCTTTTCATGCCTTTTCGGTCCATAAGTATTTATTGATTCAATATAGAATCTAATTTGTTATATCGTAATTTGGAATCCTCCTAGCATTGATTAAAAAGAATATGGACCTGGAAAAACTTTCTATTTCGGGCCAACGTAGAAATCAACTGTTCCATCACTTAACAATTCCGTAGAGACAGACCTTATCTCCAAAGCTTTAGAAGAAATTCCACAATAGACTAGGACTATCTTCGACTAAAGTATTATAAAAACGCTTCTCCTATTATATATGATATTCAAGTAGatcaataaatttaattacaaacCAGTGCAAAATCCACAATCACATAATTACACAATTTGTCaacagaaagagagaagaaactgACTCCCTTGTACACCAGCCTAGTCTTTCAGCTGGCTGCAAACAAAATGCACAACTTTCTACGTATAGTGGAACCTATGCTCGGCGGGGTTCCCTCTCTGTCCTCCCCATGCATCG harbors:
- the LOC133729942 gene encoding lysine-specific demethylase JMJ26-like isoform X2 yields the protein MQVLRVEEGRPGQYSDKDIGSGKREFSELLEHEKEELLQDQSEEDEKDNGRLQGTGTKKRRFTPEIGASNGKRSRKKQLASNYYEDADELMDEMEHDTEIAFMIKSKARRRGSPGRGKMNRSSSVDSGVKDESKNTTSYTSSSSPPSSPNSSVSVLRWDRGRCTSRHIKDNGDVCFKCHQCMQESKTIVSCSKCKNNSYCIRCIKEWYPHMKVQEVKELCPFCRRNCNCNACLHSTGMIKTPKRDISDYEKAQHLAHLIRSMLPFLKELSDEQKEEIQIEANIQGESLSNIIIEQTLCYNDERVYCNHCATSIVDLHRSCPKCLYELCLSCCREIRQGFLLDRAEVKFQYRNMGCEYIHGGDPSPECCSLEAPDNHIEPLTGWNEPLTGWNANDDNSITCAPKEMGGCGESNLALKRILPCDWIASLEAKAKTVLDICETKYCTFKHECGERIDMLRKAASREDSCDNFLYCPDSRDTLKEGDLLHFRKHWINGEPVIVQNVLEQANGLSWEPMVMWRALSENMDPNSTSQFSEVKTIDCLAGCEVEINTRQFFEGYTEGRMYGNLWPEMLKLKDWPPSDKFENLLPRHCDEFITALPFQEYTDPRAGLLNLAVKLPPGVLKPDMGPKTYIAYGLVEELGRGDSVTKLHCDMSDAVNILTHTAEIKLGDEQKSAISMLKELHRAQDERELRNWVNSQSGQSGGDEEIIEKNYNRELKVPEDDADGPTLSGSPCTEAVEETGGALWDIFRREDVPKLEAYLKKHYKEFRHTYCSLVERVIHPIHDQSFYLTMDHKRKLKEEFGVEPWTFVQSLGEAVFIPAGCPHQVRNLKSCTKVAVDFVSPENVHECLRLTKDFRQLPKNHRAREDKLEIKKMILYAVDQAVKDLEALVATQV
- the LOC133729942 gene encoding lysine-specific demethylase JMJ26-like isoform X1, with protein sequence MQVLRVEEGRPGQYSDKDIGSGKREFSELLEHEKEELLQDQSEEDEKDNGRLQGTGTKKRRFTPEIGASNGKRSRKKQLASNYYEDADELMDEMEHDTEIAFMIKSKARRRGSPGRGKMNRSSSVDSGVKDESKNTTSYTSSSSPPSSPNSSVSVLRWDRGRCTSRHIKQDNGDVCFKCHQCMQESKTIVSCSKCKNNSYCIRCIKEWYPHMKVQEVKELCPFCRRNCNCNACLHSTGMIKTPKRDISDYEKAQHLAHLIRSMLPFLKELSDEQKEEIQIEANIQGESLSNIIIEQTLCYNDERVYCNHCATSIVDLHRSCPKCLYELCLSCCREIRQGFLLDRAEVKFQYRNMGCEYIHGGDPSPECCSLEAPDNHIEPLTGWNEPLTGWNANDDNSITCAPKEMGGCGESNLALKRILPCDWIASLEAKAKTVLDICETKYCTFKHECGERIDMLRKAASREDSCDNFLYCPDSRDTLKEGDLLHFRKHWINGEPVIVQNVLEQANGLSWEPMVMWRALSENMDPNSTSQFSEVKTIDCLAGCEVEINTRQFFEGYTEGRMYGNLWPEMLKLKDWPPSDKFENLLPRHCDEFITALPFQEYTDPRAGLLNLAVKLPPGVLKPDMGPKTYIAYGLVEELGRGDSVTKLHCDMSDAVNILTHTAEIKLGDEQKSAISMLKELHRAQDERELRNWVNSQSGQSGGDEEIIEKNYNRELKVPEDDADGPTLSGSPCTEAVEETGGALWDIFRREDVPKLEAYLKKHYKEFRHTYCSLVERVIHPIHDQSFYLTMDHKRKLKEEFGVEPWTFVQSLGEAVFIPAGCPHQVRNLKSCTKVAVDFVSPENVHECLRLTKDFRQLPKNHRAREDKLEIKKMILYAVDQAVKDLEALVATQV